A window of Actinomadura viridis genomic DNA:
GCCCGCCCCTTCTACGCCGCGGGCACCGTCGCGTCGGTGCGCTGGGGCAACCCGCATCCCGAGGTCCGCCTGCGGGTGACCCGCCCGGTGACGCTTCCCGGCGGGCTGGCCGGCCGCGAGATCCCCGCCGAGCTGGAGGCCCTGGGCGGTCGCGACGTGCTGCGCGCCACCCGCCCCCTGGAGGGGGACGACGCGGAGATCACCCTGATCCTCGCCCCGGTCGAGCGGCTCTCGTCCTGGGGGATGCCCGACCGGGTCCGCGACGGCGAGCGGCTGGAGGTGGTCGGCTACGCGCACCGCGAGGAGCGCGGCGAGCTGCGCCCCGAGCTGGTGATCCGGCAGGACGGGCGCGCGGTCCGGCAGCGTTCGGTCGCGCTGCCCGCCGCCCCCGCCGCGGACGGCGGCGGCGCCGGGGAGGCGCCCTCCGGGGACG
This region includes:
- a CDS encoding DUF6152 family protein, with amino-acid sequence MRTAPPSALTAALACAAAVLTGPAAAAHHGWEEFDTARPFYAAGTVASVRWGNPHPEVRLRVTRPVTLPGGLAGREIPAELEALGGRDVLRATRPLEGDDAEITLILAPVERLSSWGMPDRVRDGERLEVVGYAHREERGELRPELVIRQDGRAVRQRSVALPAAPAADGGGAGEAPSGDEAGGDGAAAPWVLGGLGALAAAGAVLLLARRARR